The sequence GAATTGGTGGGCCGCGACGCCGATCTCGGCGTCGCGGCCCGCCTTTCCTCACGGTCCCTTCACCACGGCTCGACCATGGTCGAGCCGCAGATCACGGCCTACTTCCCGTTGTTCGGCACCGGGTGCATGACGGTCAGCGTCATGCTGTTGTTCTTGTAGGACACCCGGAACAGGTGACCGCCCACGTTCAGGGCCCGGTTCTCGGGTAGCGCGTGGAAGGCGCCCTTGATCGAGCTACCACTCATGATCGTGAACACGGTGCCCGGGGTCAGCTTGCCCCGCACGTCCAGGTCCAGCTCGCCGTCCAGCACCAGCTTGCCCGCCGCCCGGACGCTCGTGTAGTCCCGGTCGCCGGAGATCGTGACGGCGACGCGCCCCTGCCTGCCGACGGTCACGTTCCCGCCGACGTTCAGGACGTTGCCCGCGGAGGTGCCGGTGAGCTGCGCGGCCTCGTCGGACGCGAGCCCGGGCCGCAGCACGCCGCTGGTGACGGTCACGCTGTCACCCACGCTGCCACTGCCGCCGAGCGTGCCGCCCTTGACGTCGATCGAGCTTGCGTGCGAGCCGGTGATCGAAAGCTTACCGCCTTCAACCGTCGTGCCGCCCTCGTAGGTGGCGTCGCCCGTCATGATCAGCGTCCCGGGGCCTTGCTTGGTCAGAGAAGCCGTGTAGAGGTTGTTGTCGATGTTGTTCTGAATGTAGGCCGCACGCTCGTCCATCCATTCCTTGCGCCACTTGACGGCATCCTCATAGGTGATCTTGTCGTACAACTCGGGATGGCCGTTAGTGAGAGCTTGGATGTGAGGATCACCCAAAATGCCCTGAAGCATGAAGGCCTGCTTGTCAAGCGTGCCGTCCGGGTGCAGCACGTTGGGGCTGAATTCACCGGCGTAGGCAATACCTTGCGCCTTGTAGCCCGCCAGCCACTCCAGATCTTCCCTTTCCCTCTCCTTGATCGCGATCTGGCTGATGTCGTTCGACCAGACGTCCAAGGGCGCCTTGTCCATGTTGTAGGTCATGGGGCTCAGGAGCTGGCCGGGGCCGTACATGCCCTTGGCCAGATCGGGAATCCCCCAGCCCCAGCGTTCGTCCGGAAGACCGTCGGGAGCGGTCCAGGCGATGGATGCCCCGGAGGGGGAGGTTTGCCCGGTGCCGAGGAATCTCACGCCGTCGGACATCTTGTTGTTCGCCGTGGTGAACATCAGCTCACGCACCTGCCTGGCGTCCATGTCCGGATAGCGGGAGAGCAGAACCCCCATCACCGCTGTCGCAACGGGCGTTGCCGGTGACGTGCCGCTTGAGTTTGAATAGTTGGTGTCACCACTGCTGCTCGTGGTCCGAACGTTGTTTGAAGGGGTAGACACGTTCCACCATTTGGCGAGCCCCGCCTCGTTGTACCCGAACTGCTTCGTGTATTCGGGATTGGTCGCAGTGGGCGGCTGCACCCCGCCGACGGCTATCCACTGCTTTTCCGCCAAGGGATTGAAGAGGGGATACGCCGGGCGAAAATACGGGTTGCTCCAGTCGTTGTTGCCGGCCGACCTTGCGTTGACGGTACCGCTGTCCTTGATGGCGTCCCAGATGGCGTCCATGAAGGAACGTCCGGGGTGGTTCGGGTTGTACTGAATGCCGCCTTCCGAATAGCTTTTCTTGAAGAAGAAGTACTGGTACTCCAGATCCTTCAGGTACTCGTTGGGGATAATGGTCGCCATTGCCGTGGCGCTGGCGCTGTCCTTGCCAGCCACCTGGTAAGCGTTGGCGCGGTTGCCGTTGACTCCAAGGTCGTTTCCCAAGCCGTCATAGCGGGTTCTGTCAAGAGTCTGGACATAAGAGCCCCAACTGCTGTTGATGACCTGGGCGCCTGCGTCGACCAGGGCCTTATTGGCTGTATACCAGTACACGTAATCGTGGAAGGGACCGTGGGACTGGCTATCGGAACCGCCGGTCTTGGCAACATACATCTTCGACCCAAAGGCGATGCCGTGCTGGTCTATACCATCGCGCATGCCGGAGGTAACCCCAAGCATGCCGGTCCCGTGCGAGTAGTCACTTGTTCTTGCCTGATCACCGGCCACAGTGAACCACTCGCCTGCAGTAAACGGGTTCGCCGGGGTCGCGCCACGATACCCGTAGCCGGACGTGCCGTAGACGCCCTCCCCTGTCACCGGAGTGATCAGCTCGGTCTGAAATGCTTCGTGTGTAGGCCTGTAGCCCGAATCCATCATGCCCAGCGTGACGCCCTGCCCGCAGTACCCCAAGGCGTAGGCGGTGGACGCGTTTACCGCGGCGAGCTGCCATGGGTAATTGACCGCTGTGCCAGGAGTAGAAGGATTATGGCCGGTATAATTACCATATTCCGGCGTTTCCCAACTGGCTTTAGCGGCATCCAGTTCCCCTGGACTCCTGGCGACAAAGCCAGGGTCTCCCGGGTACGACCACTGCGCGCAGTCTTCCGGGTACGACCCCTGCGCGCTGGCCGGGCGTTCGTCGGCCCCCGGCCCGGCCAGGGCGCCGGTCGCCGGCAGGCCGGCGGCCACGACCGCCAAGGCCAGCACCGAGCCGCGCCCGGCAAGCTTCCCTCTTCGCATCTGCGTGCTCCTCCTCTCCACACCACCCGTCGACCAGCGGCTCGAGGTCCCTCGTCGGCATATACACGGGTCAGTCGCCACAACAATCGAACCGAACCTACGGACCGACGTGCGGCAGGTCATCGAACACCTGTGGAAGATGGCCGCCGTCGGCTCCTACGCCTGTCGCACGGTCGCCGCCGACGCTGGACCGCGAGCCGACCCGATTCGCGTTTGCGACGACCGGATCGTCGATGCAGGAGCGATCGGTCATTGACAGAGCACAGAACGACTTCGCAGGAGCTGGGGATGAGCGTGGTTGTGGTCGCGACGGAGACGTTGTCGCGTACCTCTGGTGGCACCTCGGGTAGGCGGTTGTCGGCTACGAAGAGGCAGACCTTCGCTGCGCCGAGGGCCTTTCCGATCAGCCCTTGACCGCGCCGCCCACGATGCCCCGGACGAAGTAGCGCTGCAGGCCGAAGAAGACCGCCAGCGGCAGGGCCATCGACACGAACGCCGCGGCACTCAGCAGGTACCAGCCGCCGCCGAGGGAGTTGACCAGGTTGGCGATCGCCGCCGGCATCGGCAGGTTGTCCGAGTTCGCGAGCCCGATGTAGATCAGCGCGACGAGCAGGTCGTTCCAGACGAACAGGAACTGGAAGATCGCCAGCGCGGCGAAGGCCGGCACGCTCATCGGCAGCGCGAGCCGGAAGAAGGCCGTCACGTGGGAGGCGCCGTCCACCAACGCCGACTCGAACACCGCGCGCGGCAGCGAGCCCATGAAGTTGCGCAGCAGGTAGACCGCGAACGGCAGGCCGTACCCGGTGTGCGCCAGCCACACGGCCACGAACTGGCCGGTCAGCCCCCATTCGGCGAACAGCTTCAACACGGGGATCAGGGTCGTCTGGAGCGGGACGACCAGCAGCCCGACGATCACCACGAAGAGCACGTCGCGGCCGGGGAACCGCATCCAACTGAAGGCGTACGCGGCGAACGCCGCGACGAACAGCGGGATGACGGTGGCCGGGATCGCGATCAACAGGCTGTTGATGAAGGCGGAACCGATACCGCTCTGCTGGAAGACGTCCCGGTAGTTGTCCATGGTGAAGTGGTACGGCGGGGCGAACGCCGTCCACCAGCCGGAGGTGGAGAGCTCCGCCTGCGGGCGGAAGGAACTGACCAGCAACCCGACCGTCGGCAGCGCCCAGACGATCATCAGGGCGACGACCACCAGGTGCAGCAGCAGACGGCGGCGGGGACGGGCCGGCTTGCGGGGGCCTGCGGCCCGGCTGCCGGGGGCCTTGGACGTTGCGACCGCGGTCATCGGATCGACTCCTGGGCACGAAACTTGCGGATGTTGAATGCCATGATCGGAACGATCGCCAGCAGGAGGACGACCGCCACGGCGCTGGCCCGGCCGAAGTCCCCGACGGTGAACATCTGCTTGATCATGAGGTTGGCGATGACCTCGGTGTCGTAGTTGCCGTTGGTCAGCGTGTAGACGATGTCGAACGTCTTCAGCGACGTGATGATCATCGTGGTGGAGACGACCGCCAGGGTCGGGCCCAGCAGGGGCAGCGTCACCCGCCGGAAGACCTGCCACTCGGTGGCGCCGTCGACCCGGGCCGCCTCCAGCAGCTCGGGGTCGATCCCCTTCAACGCCGCCGAGATGATCACCATGGCGAACCCGGTCCACATCCACACCATGACCGCGATCAGCGCGAACGTGCTGAGCCGGAACCCGGGCGACTGGAGCCAGCCCACCGGTCCCAGCCCGACCGCGCCGATGAGGGCGTTGACCGTGCCGGTCTGCGCCGCCCCCGGTGGCTTGTAGTCGTACATGAACTTCCAGATCACCCCGGCGGCGACCATGCTGATCGCCAGCGGCAGGAAGATGATGCTCTTGGCCAGGGCCTCGTAGCGGACCCGGTCGACCAGCACGGCGACGAGCAGGCCCAGCCCGACCGTGAACCCGGTGAAGAACACCAGCCACAGGATGTTGTTGACCAGGGCGCCCAGGGCGTCGCCGTTGGTGAAGAACCAGCGGTAGTTGTCCAGGCCGACGAACTTCTGATCCAGCTCGTTCCTGCCGTACAGGCTTCGCACGACCGTACGGACCGTCGGGTAGACCAGGAAGAAGCCGAGGAACCCGAGCGCCGGCAGCAGCCACAGCCACGGCCGGATCCGCCGCTGCCACCGCTCGTCCGCCGGGCCGAGCAGTCGCTCGGTGAGCCAGATGTACGCGACCAGGACGGCCGGCACCCCCAGCACCACCTCGACCGCCGTGAGCAGGCGGGACTCCTCCACGTGCACCTCCAGGTCTCCAGCGGTCGGTCGAGAGAGAGGTGGGGCGGCCGGGGCCGCCCCACCCGTGCCGAGTCAGGACGTGTACGCGTCCTTCTGCGCGTCGTCCAGGTCGGAGAGCACCTGGTCGACGGTCTTGCTGCCGTTGGTGAGCGCCACCATCGCCTTCCAGAACGCGTCGTTCATCGCGGTCGGCATGCTGTCCGACGCGTCAAACACGAAGGTCTTGGCGTCGGCGAGGATCTGGGCGGACCGCTTGCTGACGTCGTCCGGGTAGCTCGCGGCGTTCTTGTTCGCCGAGAGGGCCCCGCCGGCCTTCACCCAGATGTCCTGCGCCTCGGCGGTCACCAGGTACTTCATCAGCGACTTGGCGGCCGGCGTGTCGCGGAACATGCCGAAGAGGTCGCCCGCGCCCTCGACCGCGCCGGTGAACTGGGGGTCGATGTCCGGGAAAGGCATGAAGTTGTAGTCCGTGCCGGCCGTGTGCGACTTGAACTGGCTGAACCCGGTGATGAAGCTCGCCTGGTGCAGGAACACGCAGCCGGGCGGGTTGGCGAACAGCGGGTCACCGGCGTTGCCGAAGTTCGTGGCCACCGCCGTCTTGCCGCCCCCGTAGGTGTTGCCGACCACCTCGTCGACGTACATCTGGAAGGCCTTCTTGATGGCCGGGTCGGACCACTTGACCTTGCCCTCGTACCACTTGGTGTAGACCTCCGGGCCCGCGGTGCGCAGCACCAGGTCCTCGATCCAGTCGGTGGCCGGCCAGCCGGACGCCGCGCCGGACTCCAGCCCGAGGCACCAGACGGACTTGGCCTGACCCTGGTTCGCCTTCGCCTGGCTCATCAGGTCGGTCCAGGTCTTGGGCGGGTTCGCACCGTAGTCGTGGGCCTTGGGGTTGTACCAGATCAGGCCCTTGATGGCGGCCTTGATGAAGACCCCGTGGATCTTGCCGTCGGTCTTGCCCAGCTCGACCAGCGCCGGCGCCGTGTCGCGCTGGTACGTCTGGACGTCCAGCACGTCGTCCAGCGGCAGCAGCTTGCCCGCCTTGGCGTACTCGGCCATCTGGCCGGGGCCGGGCAGGCCGGCGAGGTCCGGCAGCACACCGGACGCCACGCCGGTGGTCAGCACGGTGTTGATGTCCCGGGTGCCGGTGTACTTCACCTTGGCGCCGGTCTGCTTCTCCCAGGTCTCAACCATCTTCAGGAACGCGGCCTGCTCGTCACCGCCCCAGGTGCCGATCACGTTGACCGTCTTGCCCTTGAGATCGTTCTCGTCGCCGGACGAGCCGCCGCTGGAACAGGCGGTGGTCGCGAGCGCAAGCACGGCCAGCGGGGCGATCCGCCGCAGCCACAGGTTCATCGGTACTCCTTCCCTTGGTACCTCGATTCCGCACCGCATGCCGGGCATCCTCGGCGTACCCTGCCCGCGTCGCGGCCGAGCGGTCGCAAGTCGCCGGTCACCGCGCTCCGGCGCCGGCCAGCGCGTCCGCTCGCAGGGGCGGCGGAAGGTGCTGATCAGCGAGGCCACTCGCGACGGTGAGTGTCCTGAAGCGTCCTCGAGCTTCGATCGAGATCGGCACGGGGCCGCCGACGCGGCTCGCCGAAACGTCTATTCAGATGCTTCGATACATGGTAGAACTTTCACGGGCCGGCCTCCGTTTCGCAAACATCTACCCCTGCTGCGAATGAGGAGATGCCATGTCAACGACCCGTCCGGTAGTGCGCCGCCGCCTGCTCACCCTGCTCCTCGCGGGCGTCGCGGCGATCGTCACCGCCCTGGGCTTCAGCACCCCGGCCTTCGCGATCAGCCACTCCAGCGCCACCTCGCAGCTGCGCGCGGCCGGCATCACCTGGAGCTCCAGCGGCAACTGCAGCGATCGCAACCGGTCGAACTGCACCTCGTTCGAGGGCATCCGGCAGGCCACGATCGACGGCATCATCACC comes from Micromonospora viridifaciens and encodes:
- a CDS encoding S8 family serine peptidase; this translates as MRRGKLAGRGSVLALAVVAAGLPATGALAGPGADERPASAQGSYPEDCAQWSYPGDPGFVARSPGELDAAKASWETPEYGNYTGHNPSTPGTAVNYPWQLAAVNASTAYALGYCGQGVTLGMMDSGYRPTHEAFQTELITPVTGEGVYGTSGYGYRGATPANPFTAGEWFTVAGDQARTSDYSHGTGMLGVTSGMRDGIDQHGIAFGSKMYVAKTGGSDSQSHGPFHDYVYWYTANKALVDAGAQVINSSWGSYVQTLDRTRYDGLGNDLGVNGNRANAYQVAGKDSASATAMATIIPNEYLKDLEYQYFFFKKSYSEGGIQYNPNHPGRSFMDAIWDAIKDSGTVNARSAGNNDWSNPYFRPAYPLFNPLAEKQWIAVGGVQPPTATNPEYTKQFGYNEAGLAKWWNVSTPSNNVRTTSSSGDTNYSNSSGTSPATPVATAVMGVLLSRYPDMDARQVRELMFTTANNKMSDGVRFLGTGQTSPSGASIAWTAPDGLPDERWGWGIPDLAKGMYGPGQLLSPMTYNMDKAPLDVWSNDISQIAIKEREREDLEWLAGYKAQGIAYAGEFSPNVLHPDGTLDKQAFMLQGILGDPHIQALTNGHPELYDKITYEDAVKWRKEWMDERAAYIQNNIDNNLYTASLTKQGPGTLIMTGDATYEGGTTVEGGKLSITGSHASSIDVKGGTLGGSGSVGDSVTVTSGVLRPGLASDEAAQLTGTSAGNVLNVGGNVTVGRQGRVAVTISGDRDYTSVRAAGKLVLDGELDLDVRGKLTPGTVFTIMSGSSIKGAFHALPENRALNVGGHLFRVSYKNNSMTLTVMHPVPNNGK
- a CDS encoding carbohydrate ABC transporter permease; its protein translation is MTAVATSKAPGSRAAGPRKPARPRRRLLLHLVVVALMIVWALPTVGLLVSSFRPQAELSTSGWWTAFAPPYHFTMDNYRDVFQQSGIGSAFINSLLIAIPATVIPLFVAAFAAYAFSWMRFPGRDVLFVVIVGLLVVPLQTTLIPVLKLFAEWGLTGQFVAVWLAHTGYGLPFAVYLLRNFMGSLPRAVFESALVDGASHVTAFFRLALPMSVPAFAALAIFQFLFVWNDLLVALIYIGLANSDNLPMPAAIANLVNSLGGGWYLLSAAAFVSMALPLAVFFGLQRYFVRGIVGGAVKG
- a CDS encoding carbohydrate ABC transporter permease, with the translated sequence MEESRLLTAVEVVLGVPAVLVAYIWLTERLLGPADERWQRRIRPWLWLLPALGFLGFFLVYPTVRTVVRSLYGRNELDQKFVGLDNYRWFFTNGDALGALVNNILWLVFFTGFTVGLGLLVAVLVDRVRYEALAKSIIFLPLAISMVAAGVIWKFMYDYKPPGAAQTGTVNALIGAVGLGPVGWLQSPGFRLSTFALIAVMVWMWTGFAMVIISAALKGIDPELLEAARVDGATEWQVFRRVTLPLLGPTLAVVSTTMIITSLKTFDIVYTLTNGNYDTEVIANLMIKQMFTVGDFGRASAVAVVLLLAIVPIMAFNIRKFRAQESIR
- a CDS encoding ABC transporter substrate-binding protein; the protein is MNLWLRRIAPLAVLALATTACSSGGSSGDENDLKGKTVNVIGTWGGDEQAAFLKMVETWEKQTGAKVKYTGTRDINTVLTTGVASGVLPDLAGLPGPGQMAEYAKAGKLLPLDDVLDVQTYQRDTAPALVELGKTDGKIHGVFIKAAIKGLIWYNPKAHDYGANPPKTWTDLMSQAKANQGQAKSVWCLGLESGAASGWPATDWIEDLVLRTAGPEVYTKWYEGKVKWSDPAIKKAFQMYVDEVVGNTYGGGKTAVATNFGNAGDPLFANPPGCVFLHQASFITGFSQFKSHTAGTDYNFMPFPDIDPQFTGAVEGAGDLFGMFRDTPAAKSLMKYLVTAEAQDIWVKAGGALSANKNAASYPDDVSKRSAQILADAKTFVFDASDSMPTAMNDAFWKAMVALTNGSKTVDQVLSDLDDAQKDAYTS